One genomic window of Piliocolobus tephrosceles isolate RC106 chromosome 19, ASM277652v3, whole genome shotgun sequence includes the following:
- the APOL5 gene encoding apolipoprotein L5 isoform X5, with product MTQEEMSLIFVHLQAWEKVVKKCGFQSDEADMLSCALFEEVMRCDKDSMPDGYLSEEEKLFLSYFPLHKFELEQNIKELNTLADQVDTTHKLLTKTSLVASSSGAVSGVMSLLGLALAPVTAGGSLMLSAAATGLGAAAAITNIVTNVLENRSNSAARDKASRLGPLTTSHEAFGEINWSEIGAAGFCVDKCVKAIKGIRDLRAYQMAKANSGFMAMVKNFVVTRHIPFWRARGVQRAFEGTTLAMTNGARVMGAAGAGFLLLKDMSSFLQSWKHLEDGARTETAEELRTLAKKLEQDLDWLTERHRHLLQKASRTSSSCRGRAVRGSCAIKPEGSRSPLPWPVMEHQPSLGPGGAPRTPKRTVSAPRTLGHQPAPPAPGPGKTPTARRVGHPVTTEL from the exons TGATGAGGCTGATATGCTGTCCTGTGCTCTGTTTGAAGAAGTGATGCGATGTGACAAAGATTCCATGCCAGATGGGTATCTGTCAGAGGAGGAAAAACTGTTTCTCTCATATTTTCCTTTGCACAAATTTGAGCTAGAACAGAACATCAAAGAACTTAACACCCTTGCGGACCAAGTTGACACCACTCACAAGTTGCtgaccaagaccagcctggtggcCAGCTCTTCTGGGGCTGTTTCTGGGGTCATGAGCCTCCTGGGTTTGGCCCTAGCACCTGTGACAGCAGGAGGCAGTCTCATGCTCTCAGCAGCTGCGACAGGGTTGGGGGCAGCAGCTGCCATCACCAACATAGTAacaaatgttttagaaaatagGAGCAATTCAGCAGCAAGAGACAAAGCCAGCCGACTGGGGCCTCTGACGACATCACATGAGGCTTTCGGAGAAATAAATTGGTCTGAAATCGGGGCTGCTGGCTTTTGTGTTGATAAGTGTGTAAAAGCCATCAAGGGCATCAGGGACCTTCGTGCCTACCAGATGGCCAAAGCCAACTCTGGGTTCATGGCTATGGTCAAGAATTTTGTGGTCACAAGACACATCCCTTTCTGGAGGGCTAGAGGGGTGCAGAGAGCCTTTGAGGGCACAACTCTGGCTATGACCAATGGTGCCCGGGTGATGGGTGCTGCTGGGGCTGGCTTCTTACTTTTGAAAGACATGAGCAGCTTCCTGCAGAGCTGGAAGCACCTGGAGGATGGGGCAAGGACGGAGACAGCAGAGGAACTGAGGACACTTGCTAAGAAGCTGGAGCAGGACCTGGACTGGCTCACTGAGCGCCACCGGCACCTGCTACAGAAGGCAAGCCGGACCTCTTCCAGCTGCCGGGGAAGGGCTGTTCGAGGATCCTGTGCGATTAAACCAGAAG GGTCTCGCTCACCTCTCCCCTGGCCTGTCATGGAGCACCAGCCTAGTCTGGGCCCTGGCGGGGCACCGAGAACACCAAAGAGGACAGTCTCTGCCCCAAGGACACTTGGCCACCAGCCAGCCCCACCAGCACCAGGCCCCGGGAAGACACCAACAGCGAGAAGAG TTGGTCACCCTGTCACCACTGAACTTTGA